A genomic window from Halogeometricum borinquense DSM 11551 includes:
- a CDS encoding DUF5789 family protein, with product MDERIKLSRMGDRLDDLSYPLTRDDAATKLADVTILMADGEANLGELVSEVGSDSFTSSGDLYEELQNVMPVEAIGEPGQSEGDA from the coding sequence ATGGACGAACGGATCAAACTGAGCCGTATGGGGGACCGACTCGACGACCTCTCGTATCCGTTGACGAGGGACGACGCGGCTACCAAACTCGCGGATGTGACGATTCTCATGGCCGATGGCGAGGCGAACCTCGGTGAACTCGTCTCCGAGGTCGGGAGCGACTCGTTCACCTCGTCGGGCGATCTGTACGAGGAACTGCAGAACGTGATGCCCGTCGAAGCTATCGGCGAGCCCGGGCAGTCGGAGGGAGACGCCTGA
- a CDS encoding nascent polypeptide-associated complex protein, giving the protein MFGGGGMNPRKMKQMMKQMGIDVTELDAEEVVIKTADEELVFTDAQVTRMDAQGQETYQIVGQPESRELGSGDDASAVESADESSDVGGDEEIPESDVELVAQRAGVGKSDAREALEAENGDLAAAISRLE; this is encoded by the coding sequence ATGTTTGGCGGAGGCGGTATGAACCCCCGGAAGATGAAACAGATGATGAAACAGATGGGCATCGACGTGACGGAACTCGATGCCGAGGAGGTCGTCATCAAGACGGCCGACGAAGAACTCGTCTTCACCGACGCGCAGGTCACGCGCATGGACGCGCAGGGCCAAGAGACGTATCAGATCGTCGGTCAACCCGAGTCGCGCGAACTCGGGAGCGGTGACGACGCGTCAGCCGTCGAGTCGGCCGACGAGTCGTCCGACGTGGGCGGTGACGAGGAGATTCCCGAGTCTGACGTGGAACTCGTCGCCCAACGCGCTGGCGTCGGCAAAAGCGACGCGCGCGAAGCGCTGGAAGCTGAAAACGGCGACTTGGCGGCCGCCATCTCGCGCCTCGAATAA
- a CDS encoding RNA-guided endonuclease InsQ/TnpB family protein — protein MLETTRTYVARITNHEQVRDDLDQCGFSASKLWNVGRYYIQQRWDEDDEIPGEAELKSELKDHKRYSDLHSQSSQRVLEELAEAFTGWYNSDDGNNPPGYRKRGDDHPRSTITWKKRAIKHDDKHGQLRLSKGFNLKESRSDFILAEYETRPDVEVENIQQVRAVWNGDEWELHLVCKKEIPVEDAPGNNTAGIDLGISNYLAIDYEDGESELYPGNVLKEDKHYFTREEYQTEGENGPSKRARKARQKLSRRKDHFLHTLSKHIVERCVEEGVEKIAVGDLSDIREDENGDSRNWGASGNKKLHGWEFNRFTNLLEYKAEEYGILVDRVDEENTSKTCSCCGKIRDSNRVERGLYVCSSCETTMNADVNGAVNIRRKITQSPPTGDMSNGWLAQPGVFLFDRESGSFNTREQGACKP, from the coding sequence ATGCTGGAAACCACCCGCACCTACGTCGCACGCATTACGAACCACGAACAGGTTCGTGACGACCTCGACCAGTGCGGGTTCTCCGCATCCAAACTGTGGAACGTCGGTCGCTACTACATCCAACAACGGTGGGACGAAGACGACGAGATACCCGGCGAAGCCGAACTCAAATCGGAGTTGAAAGACCACAAACGCTACAGTGACCTTCATTCGCAGTCAAGTCAGCGAGTTCTCGAAGAACTTGCTGAGGCGTTCACTGGCTGGTACAACTCCGACGACGGCAACAACCCACCGGGCTACCGGAAACGTGGCGACGACCACCCGCGCTCCACCATCACGTGGAAGAAACGAGCCATCAAGCACGACGACAAGCACGGTCAACTCCGTCTCTCGAAAGGGTTTAACCTGAAAGAGAGTCGGTCTGACTTCATCCTCGCGGAGTACGAAACCCGCCCCGACGTAGAAGTCGAGAACATCCAGCAGGTGCGTGCCGTCTGGAACGGCGACGAGTGGGAACTCCACCTCGTCTGTAAGAAAGAGATTCCAGTCGAAGACGCACCCGGAAACAACACGGCGGGTATCGACCTCGGTATCAGCAACTACCTCGCCATCGACTACGAAGATGGCGAGAGCGAACTATATCCGGGGAACGTGCTGAAAGAGGACAAGCACTACTTCACCCGCGAGGAGTACCAGACCGAAGGCGAGAACGGCCCGTCGAAACGTGCGCGGAAGGCTCGACAGAAACTCTCCCGACGCAAAGACCACTTCCTTCACACCCTCAGCAAACACATCGTTGAGCGGTGTGTGGAAGAAGGCGTGGAGAAGATAGCGGTTGGCGACCTTAGTGACATCCGAGAGGATGAGAACGGCGATTCGCGGAACTGGGGTGCGTCGGGGAACAAGAAACTCCACGGATGGGAGTTCAACCGCTTCACGAATCTGCTCGAATACAAAGCCGAGGAATACGGCATCCTCGTTGACCGTGTGGACGAGGAGAACACGAGCAAGACGTGTTCGTGTTGCGGGAAGATTCGGGATAGCAACCGTGTGGAGCGTGGGTTGTACGTCTGTTCGTCGTGCGAGACGACGATGAACGCAGACGTGAACGGTGCGGTGAATATCCGACGAAAGATAACTCAGAGTCCCCCAACAGGGGATATGAGTAACGGCTGGTTGGCACAGCCCGGAGTCTTCCTGTTCGACCGCGAGAGCGGGTCGTTCAACACGAGAGAACAGGGAGCCTGCAAACCGTAA
- a CDS encoding DUF5797 family protein: protein MTLSEEAKERLADVVRLQPTKNKELQEQWGLESGSEVHQYLENNLKEYYYRDDNSLIRATAEAAELVDVDPGVEVGESEDEVPSVIRVPALETRVFEVLAGPDERSESVVSVLNKIREEFDEDPDVDAVRRALQSLRRKGVVEVVYRTVPTFHLAVERDEVDVEVTD, encoded by the coding sequence ATGACCCTCTCTGAGGAAGCGAAAGAACGGTTGGCGGATGTGGTTCGCCTCCAACCGACGAAGAACAAAGAGTTACAGGAACAGTGGGGATTGGAGTCGGGGAGTGAGGTTCACCAGTACCTCGAAAACAACCTCAAGGAATACTACTACCGCGACGACAACAGTCTCATTCGCGCGACGGCGGAAGCGGCCGAGTTGGTGGATGTCGATCCCGGCGTCGAAGTCGGCGAGTCCGAAGACGAAGTGCCATCAGTCATCCGTGTTCCTGCCCTCGAAACCCGCGTGTTCGAGGTACTCGCCGGACCTGACGAACGCTCCGAGAGCGTCGTCAGCGTCTTGAACAAGATTCGAGAGGAATTCGACGAGGACCCAGATGTTGACGCCGTCCGCCGCGCTCTCCAGAGCCTCCGACGGAAGGGCGTCGTCGAAGTCGTCTACCGAACCGTCCCCACGTTCCACCTCGCCGTCGAACGCGACGAGGTTGACGTGGAAGTGACCGACTGA
- a CDS encoding O-methyltransferase produces MDDLSRYLSGLAPEHDDVQAEMADYAAEEGFPVVGPAAGGTLRVLARLTDAESVFEFGSGFGYSATWWARGMAGGRVVLTEHDPDELDMAREWLSAGEYPVSFDYRDGDALSIVTEYDGPFDCVLVDHQKERYVDGFDEVREKVAPGGVVVADNVIRGPADFDTLVGYSEGEPIPDDASASTRGIAAYLDAVRAAPDFETTILPVGSGLAVSVRTE; encoded by the coding sequence ATGGACGACTTGAGTCGATACCTGTCCGGACTGGCACCTGAACACGATGACGTACAGGCGGAGATGGCCGACTACGCCGCCGAGGAGGGATTCCCGGTCGTCGGGCCCGCTGCGGGCGGCACACTCCGCGTCCTCGCCCGCCTGACCGATGCTGAGTCCGTCTTCGAGTTCGGCTCCGGATTCGGCTACTCAGCGACGTGGTGGGCGCGCGGAATGGCCGGCGGACGCGTCGTCCTGACCGAACACGATCCCGATGAGCTCGATATGGCCCGGGAGTGGCTTTCTGCCGGCGAATATCCCGTCTCCTTCGACTACCGCGACGGCGACGCGCTCTCTATCGTCACCGAGTACGACGGGCCATTCGACTGCGTCCTCGTCGATCACCAGAAAGAACGCTACGTCGATGGATTCGATGAAGTTCGTGAGAAAGTCGCACCCGGCGGCGTCGTCGTCGCCGACAACGTCATCCGCGGCCCGGCCGATTTCGACACCCTCGTCGGTTACTCTGAGGGCGAACCGATACCCGACGACGCCTCCGCGTCTACGCGCGGTATCGCCGCGTACCTCGATGCCGTGCGCGCCGCACCCGATTTCGAGACGACGATACTGCCCGTCGGGAGCGGATTGGCCGTCAGCGTCCGCACCGAGTAG
- a CDS encoding YbjQ family protein — translation MLSTTTESVPGREVVEVLGVVRGNTVRARNVGRDVTQSLRNLVGGELNSYTGLMTDARDEAEKRMQEEAEAVGADAVVNVRFTTSDVAQSAAEILAYGTAVRLADETTSDGAGEVTKSDNADAPGRPDA, via the coding sequence ATGCTCTCCACCACAACCGAATCGGTCCCCGGCCGCGAGGTCGTCGAGGTACTCGGCGTCGTCCGCGGCAACACGGTCCGTGCGCGCAACGTCGGCAGAGACGTGACGCAGAGCCTCCGAAACCTCGTCGGCGGCGAACTCAACTCGTACACCGGCCTCATGACCGACGCACGAGACGAAGCCGAAAAGCGAATGCAAGAAGAAGCCGAGGCAGTTGGCGCAGACGCCGTCGTCAACGTCCGCTTTACCACCTCCGACGTGGCCCAGAGCGCGGCGGAGATTCTCGCCTACGGGACGGCCGTCCGACTCGCTGACGAGACGACAAGCGACGGAGCGGGCGAGGTCACGAAGTCGGACAACGCCGACGCACCGGGGCGTCCCGACGCGTGA
- a CDS encoding transcription factor S, translating into MEFCDECGSMMKTDGGVWVCGSCGFEKARDAAQESHMTSTASREDSEIVDMSDVDDAEIGPTTTVKCPECGHDRARYEMKQIRSADESETRFFTCVECSHKWREDDH; encoded by the coding sequence ATGGAGTTCTGCGACGAATGCGGTTCGATGATGAAGACAGACGGCGGTGTCTGGGTCTGTGGTAGTTGTGGATTCGAGAAGGCACGAGACGCGGCACAGGAATCGCACATGACCTCGACAGCTTCTCGGGAGGACTCGGAAATCGTTGACATGTCCGATGTTGACGACGCCGAGATCGGTCCAACGACAACGGTGAAGTGCCCCGAATGCGGTCACGACCGCGCTCGCTACGAGATGAAACAGATTCGCTCCGCCGACGAGTCCGAGACGCGCTTTTTCACCTGTGTCGAGTGCAGTCACAAGTGGCGCGAGGACGACCACTGA
- a CDS encoding methyltransferase domain-containing protein — translation MYLLVHEDREYLRAPGDELQTDLGVLTVPEDAEPGDTVETHLGEEFVVRRLRGPDLFNHLERTGAPMMPRDIGLIVGHTGAAAGDRVLDAGTGTGVLSAYLGRMHAEVTTYERDPDFADVARENMRLAGVEEYVDVRAGDVTEELDSVAEEGPFDLLTLDTGDAADVVAHAPELLRSGGYVAVYSPFVENSRAAVEAAREAGLNEVETFETIQRRMDFEERGSRPSTAGVGHTGYLVFARYE, via the coding sequence GTGTACCTGCTCGTCCACGAGGACCGCGAGTACCTTCGCGCGCCCGGCGACGAACTCCAGACCGATCTCGGCGTCCTAACCGTCCCGGAAGATGCCGAGCCCGGCGACACCGTCGAGACACATCTCGGCGAAGAGTTCGTGGTCCGACGACTCCGCGGTCCCGATCTGTTCAATCACCTCGAACGAACCGGCGCACCGATGATGCCGCGTGACATCGGCCTCATCGTCGGCCACACCGGTGCGGCCGCGGGTGACCGCGTCCTCGACGCCGGAACCGGAACGGGCGTCCTCTCGGCCTACCTCGGCCGGATGCACGCCGAAGTCACGACGTACGAGCGCGATCCCGACTTTGCCGATGTCGCCCGCGAGAACATGCGCCTTGCGGGCGTCGAGGAGTACGTGGACGTTCGCGCCGGCGACGTGACCGAGGAACTCGATTCGGTGGCCGAAGAAGGACCGTTCGACCTCCTGACGCTCGATACCGGCGACGCCGCTGACGTGGTCGCCCATGCGCCTGAACTGCTCCGCTCTGGCGGCTACGTCGCCGTCTACTCGCCGTTCGTAGAGAACAGTCGTGCTGCCGTCGAGGCGGCGCGCGAGGCGGGACTGAACGAAGTGGAGACGTTCGAGACCATTCAACGGCGGATGGACTTCGAAGAACGCGGCTCACGCCCGTCCACAGCCGGCGTCGGCCACACGGGCTACCTCGTCTTCGCACGGTACGAGTAA
- a CDS encoding DUF5787 family protein has translation MYPGDAEFGFELLVCRWAEAAWPPGESSDAVARGSADSRTASEDDVEHGSTGNWVKSSDAVLVARQLGTKRRRWDTIVIECDPAGLAARAQFGERELDSDLLHIVRNAPAEWAWYRDALPYPGYPWRYVRAAVHRAAGRGVVEKRRKGNRIEIRRIAPYPDWVRRIVAIENKPDLDASAARALSGQLTRDVETALADEVWVATHATDNRVEPALLEDVPVEVGILAFSFDASAPGDEWADATVEWHPSDVTPADAEADEDRRTTRLELAERAYGSGWRSYHDTMRPDCRHFELRRFGRALVPHCAAKGRPQTAAECAGSCPDFEPEPPVWRTGEWPIAGGPGKGIKRLLRDRRGWVREREYANEGTDRDSE, from the coding sequence GTGTATCCCGGAGACGCCGAGTTCGGCTTCGAGTTGCTTGTCTGTCGGTGGGCCGAGGCGGCATGGCCACCGGGCGAGTCGAGCGACGCCGTTGCGCGTGGGTCGGCGGACAGTCGGACGGCGTCCGAGGACGACGTTGAACACGGTTCGACGGGCAACTGGGTGAAATCCAGTGATGCCGTTCTCGTCGCGCGGCAACTCGGTACCAAGCGACGACGCTGGGACACCATCGTCATCGAGTGCGACCCTGCCGGACTCGCCGCGCGCGCGCAGTTCGGGGAACGCGAACTTGATTCGGACCTCCTGCACATCGTTCGCAACGCACCTGCGGAGTGGGCATGGTATCGGGACGCCCTGCCGTATCCGGGGTATCCGTGGCGCTACGTGCGTGCGGCCGTCCACCGCGCCGCCGGACGCGGCGTCGTTGAGAAACGTCGCAAGGGGAACCGCATCGAAATCCGCCGAATCGCGCCCTATCCCGATTGGGTACGGCGCATCGTCGCCATCGAGAACAAGCCGGACTTGGACGCATCCGCGGCGCGCGCCCTCTCGGGCCAACTGACGCGCGACGTGGAGACGGCGCTCGCCGACGAAGTGTGGGTAGCGACGCACGCAACGGACAATCGCGTCGAACCCGCGCTCCTCGAAGATGTCCCCGTCGAAGTCGGTATCCTCGCGTTCTCGTTCGACGCAAGCGCCCCCGGCGACGAGTGGGCCGATGCGACGGTTGAGTGGCACCCGAGCGACGTAACGCCCGCCGACGCCGAAGCAGACGAGGACCGCCGCACGACGCGCCTCGAACTCGCAGAGCGCGCGTACGGTTCGGGCTGGCGGTCGTATCACGACACGATGCGGCCCGACTGCCGTCACTTCGAACTCAGACGGTTCGGGCGCGCACTCGTCCCGCATTGTGCCGCGAAGGGGCGTCCACAGACCGCCGCGGAGTGCGCTGGCTCCTGTCCCGACTTCGAACCCGAGCCACCGGTGTGGCGAACTGGTGAGTGGCCCATCGCCGGCGGGCCGGGGAAGGGAATTAAGCGACTCCTGCGCGACCGACGCGGGTGGGTCAGAGAGCGCGAGTACGCGAACGAGGGGACAGACAGGGACTCAGAGTAG
- a CDS encoding enoyl-CoA hydratase/isomerase family protein produces the protein MSWDTIRLDWDDDVATLVIDRPDQMNALNVQTLDAIEEALAEAGEKEARCLVVTGEGDEAFVAGADISYMTDLGPAAAQAYAEQGHRIASTIESFPAPTIAAVNGYAFGGGCELALACDLRVASERALLGQTEIDLGIIPGWGGTQRLPALVGDELARRMIFFGERVDATDAFERGLVGEVVAHDELRDHVAEMAEELAAKPKFALRAAKEALNAFHNSPRSTALEHEARAWSGLFGTHDQREGMNAFVEKRDADFE, from the coding sequence ATGTCGTGGGACACGATCAGACTCGACTGGGACGACGACGTAGCAACGCTGGTTATCGACCGACCCGACCAGATGAACGCGCTGAACGTTCAGACGCTGGACGCAATCGAGGAAGCACTCGCGGAAGCAGGCGAGAAGGAAGCACGGTGTCTCGTTGTCACCGGTGAGGGTGACGAGGCGTTCGTCGCCGGTGCCGACATTTCCTACATGACGGACCTCGGACCCGCGGCGGCACAGGCGTACGCCGAACAGGGCCACCGCATTGCTTCGACCATCGAATCGTTCCCCGCGCCGACAATCGCCGCTGTCAACGGGTACGCCTTCGGCGGCGGCTGCGAACTTGCACTCGCCTGCGACCTCCGTGTCGCCTCCGAGCGCGCCCTCCTCGGACAGACGGAAATCGACCTCGGAATCATCCCCGGATGGGGCGGAACTCAACGCCTCCCCGCCCTCGTCGGCGACGAACTCGCGCGGCGGATGATATTCTTCGGTGAGCGCGTGGACGCCACGGACGCCTTCGAGCGCGGACTTGTGGGTGAAGTCGTCGCGCACGACGAACTGCGCGACCACGTCGCCGAGATGGCCGAAGAACTGGCAGCGAAACCGAAGTTTGCACTCCGCGCAGCGAAGGAAGCACTCAACGCGTTCCACAACTCCCCACGTTCGACCGCCCTCGAACACGAGGCGCGGGCGTGGAGCGGTCTGTTCGGGACGCACGACCAACGAGAGGGGATGAACGCGTTCGTCGAGAAACGAGACGCAGACTTCGAGTAA
- the mce gene encoding methylmalonyl-CoA epimerase, with product MEFDHLGVATADATGLAALFTELFDAPVAHEEEFDGMTVLFLELEDGYFELLEPHEDGAIGRYLENNGPGIHHVALHTDDIEGALETARGAGVELIDHEPRPGAWGHDVAFLHPKSTGGVLVEFVSH from the coding sequence ATGGAGTTCGACCACCTCGGCGTCGCCACCGCCGACGCCACCGGTCTCGCAGCCCTGTTCACCGAACTGTTCGACGCGCCCGTCGCGCACGAAGAGGAGTTCGATGGGATGACCGTCCTCTTTCTCGAACTGGAAGACGGGTACTTCGAGTTGCTCGAACCGCACGAGGACGGCGCAATCGGGCGGTATCTGGAGAACAACGGCCCCGGCATCCATCACGTCGCCCTCCACACCGACGATATCGAGGGCGCACTGGAGACGGCGCGCGGTGCGGGCGTGGAACTCATCGACCACGAACCACGCCCCGGTGCGTGGGGTCACGACGTGGCGTTTCTCCACCCCAAATCGACGGGCGGCGTGCTCGTCGAGTTCGTCTCGCACTGA
- a CDS encoding methyl-accepting chemotaxis protein, with translation MRGLLRKLRAKGERDEETAERRTDGGVTVDETSDDSSNASDSSDGKDTSTRSSGGFHPNTDAEDELERLRYERDYWRGLFEQVVNNIPQPGFAVNDDHELTYFNDTVSELYGRGADNVIGRDAYEVFQTEGKDKTLAQTAEQTGDVIREDDYREVPTAKGTRWVRGMAIPFFAPDGESVGAVEIVEDVTPVVKQQNQIKKAQETLSEEVTDTVDQATDVTERVGDAVHEASSMAQEQAENMEEVSGEVGSLSATVEQIAASADEINERSEEAERLAAESTEAGERAVGRMEDVAESGEEAAEQTRELAEQVAEIDDIVEVINDIADQTNILALNANIEAARAGEAGEGFAVVANEVKSLANEVQNESERIEEIIHETREDASETVNSIETVTDEVRSSADAVREMVDNQESILDAVNATSTGMEDIAGATDDQAVRTEEVASMIDTATERSKKVAEEVETAADANAEQVTLVADIASAMERLESAVGELDSDSEANVGEGNIGHSGGSHAE, from the coding sequence ATGAGGGGCTTGCTTAGGAAGTTACGGGCGAAAGGAGAACGGGACGAGGAGACCGCCGAGCGACGAACCGATGGTGGGGTCACCGTGGACGAAACGTCGGATGATTCGAGCAACGCGAGCGATTCGAGTGACGGAAAGGACACGTCAACTCGGTCGAGCGGTGGGTTTCATCCGAATACCGACGCGGAAGACGAACTTGAGCGACTGCGCTACGAACGGGATTACTGGCGCGGCCTCTTCGAGCAGGTCGTCAATAATATTCCGCAACCCGGCTTTGCCGTAAACGACGACCACGAGTTGACCTACTTTAACGATACTGTCTCAGAGCTATATGGGCGAGGCGCGGACAACGTTATCGGACGCGACGCCTACGAGGTGTTTCAGACCGAAGGGAAAGACAAAACGCTCGCCCAGACTGCCGAACAAACGGGCGACGTGATTCGTGAGGACGATTACAGGGAAGTCCCGACGGCAAAAGGAACGCGCTGGGTTCGCGGGATGGCGATCCCATTTTTCGCACCGGACGGAGAGAGCGTCGGTGCAGTCGAAATTGTCGAAGACGTGACGCCAGTTGTCAAACAACAAAATCAAATAAAGAAGGCACAGGAGACACTCTCCGAGGAAGTCACGGACACTGTTGACCAGGCGACGGATGTCACAGAACGCGTCGGCGATGCGGTCCACGAAGCATCCTCGATGGCTCAAGAGCAGGCCGAGAATATGGAGGAGGTGTCGGGCGAAGTCGGGTCGCTCTCGGCAACAGTCGAGCAGATAGCCGCCTCTGCCGACGAGATAAACGAACGCTCCGAGGAGGCCGAACGGTTGGCGGCCGAAAGTACTGAGGCCGGCGAACGCGCCGTCGGACGGATGGAAGACGTTGCCGAAAGCGGTGAGGAGGCCGCAGAGCAGACGCGGGAACTCGCAGAGCAGGTGGCCGAAATTGACGACATTGTCGAGGTCATTAACGACATCGCCGATCAAACGAACATCCTCGCGCTGAACGCGAACATCGAGGCGGCGCGGGCGGGCGAGGCGGGCGAAGGCTTCGCTGTCGTCGCAAACGAAGTGAAATCGCTGGCGAACGAGGTGCAAAACGAGTCCGAGCGCATCGAGGAGATTATCCACGAAACCCGCGAGGACGCCAGCGAGACGGTCAACAGCATCGAAACGGTTACTGACGAAGTCCGTAGCAGCGCCGATGCGGTTCGGGAGATGGTTGACAACCAAGAGTCGATTCTCGACGCGGTGAACGCGACGTCGACCGGCATGGAAGACATCGCTGGCGCGACGGACGATCAAGCCGTCCGGACCGAGGAGGTCGCGAGCATGATCGATACCGCCACCGAACGGTCGAAAAAGGTCGCAGAAGAAGTCGAAACCGCCGCGGACGCGAACGCCGAACAAGTCACGCTCGTCGCCGACATCGCATCGGCGATGGAGCGACTCGAATCGGCTGTCGGCGAGTTGGACTCTGATTCGGAGGCGAACGTCGGCGAGGGCAACATCGGACACAGTGGCGGGAGCCACGCCGAATAG
- a CDS encoding acyl-CoA mutase large subunit family protein, with protein MFDPDELDQIREAKAEWEEETLSPTLERFGEREDEFTTDTGGQEVDRLYTPDDIADQNYCEDVGFPGEEPYTRGVYPTMHRGRLWTMRQYAGMGTAAETNERFNYLIENGSSGLSMAFDLPTQKGYDSDAAMAAGEVGKAGVAIDTLRDMEVVFDGIPLDEVSTSMTINAPAGVLLAMYIAIGDKQGVPREQLRGTIQNDILKEYIARNLYIYPPESSMRLITDIFEFCAEETPNFNTISISGYHIREAGSTAAQEIAFTLGDGIEYVQAALDAGLDVDDFAPQLSFFFNAHNNIFEEVAKFRAARRMWAKIMEDRFGAENPKSKQLKFHTQTGGSTLTAQQVENNVVRVGYQALAAVLGGTQSLHTNGKDEALSLPTEQSVRTALRTQQILAHESGAADTIDPLAGSYYVESLTDELEAEAFDILDEVDRRGGMLDAVESQWVQRQIQDVAYERQQEIEDGERIIVGVNEYQVDEEPDADIEDVDEEDEKRQKERLQAVKDERDDEEVEAALAAIKDTARSDANLMPPIVEAVKVYATVGEISNALRDVFGEYRPST; from the coding sequence ATGTTCGACCCCGACGAGTTGGATCAAATCCGCGAGGCGAAGGCGGAGTGGGAGGAGGAGACGCTCTCGCCGACGTTGGAGCGCTTCGGGGAGCGTGAAGACGAGTTCACGACCGATACGGGCGGGCAGGAGGTTGATCGGCTGTACACGCCCGACGACATCGCTGACCAGAACTACTGCGAAGACGTCGGCTTCCCGGGCGAGGAACCGTACACGCGCGGCGTCTACCCGACGATGCACCGCGGCCGCCTGTGGACGATGCGACAGTACGCCGGGATGGGGACCGCCGCCGAGACGAACGAGCGGTTCAACTACCTCATCGAGAACGGGTCTTCGGGCCTCTCGATGGCGTTCGATCTGCCGACGCAGAAGGGATATGACTCCGACGCCGCGATGGCGGCGGGCGAAGTCGGCAAGGCGGGCGTTGCCATCGACACGCTGCGAGACATGGAAGTCGTCTTCGACGGCATCCCGTTAGATGAGGTCTCTACCTCGATGACAATCAACGCTCCCGCGGGGGTTCTGTTGGCGATGTACATCGCCATCGGCGACAAGCAGGGCGTTCCGCGCGAGCAACTCCGCGGCACCATCCAGAACGACATCCTGAAGGAGTACATCGCGCGCAACCTTTACATCTATCCGCCGGAGTCGTCGATGCGACTCATCACGGACATCTTCGAGTTCTGCGCAGAGGAGACACCGAACTTCAACACGATCTCCATTTCGGGCTATCACATCCGCGAGGCGGGTTCGACGGCGGCACAGGAAATCGCGTTTACGCTCGGTGACGGCATCGAGTACGTCCAAGCCGCCCTCGACGCCGGACTCGACGTGGACGACTTCGCCCCCCAGCTCTCCTTTTTCTTCAACGCGCACAACAACATCTTCGAGGAAGTGGCGAAGTTCCGCGCCGCCCGCCGCATGTGGGCGAAGATTATGGAGGACCGGTTCGGTGCGGAGAACCCCAAATCGAAGCAGTTGAAGTTCCACACGCAGACTGGCGGTTCGACGCTCACGGCCCAACAGGTCGAGAACAACGTCGTCCGCGTCGGCTATCAGGCGCTCGCGGCCGTCCTCGGGGGGACGCAGAGCCTCCACACGAACGGGAAGGACGAGGCACTCTCGCTTCCGACCGAACAATCTGTTCGGACGGCTCTGCGAACGCAGCAGATCCTCGCCCACGAGTCGGGTGCCGCAGACACGATCGATCCCCTCGCTGGGAGCTACTACGTCGAGTCGCTCACCGACGAACTCGAAGCAGAAGCGTTCGACATTCTGGACGAAGTGGACCGCCGCGGCGGGATGCTGGACGCCGTCGAGTCTCAGTGGGTCCAGCGGCAGATTCAGGACGTGGCGTACGAACGCCAACAGGAGATCGAAGACGGCGAGCGAATCATCGTCGGCGTCAACGAGTATCAGGTGGACGAAGAACCCGACGCCGACATCGAAGACGTGGACGAAGAGGACGAAAAACGGCAGAAAGAACGACTGCAAGCGGTGAAAGACGAGCGTGACGACGAGGAAGTCGAGGCCGCACTTGCTGCGATAAAAGATACCGCTCGCAGCGATGCGAACCTCATGCCGCCTATCGTTGAGGCCGTGAAAGTCTACGCCACCGTCGGCGAAATCTCGAACGCGCTGCGCGATGTGTTCGGAGAATACCGCCCCTCGACCTGA